A stretch of Schistosoma mansoni, WGS project CABG00000000 data, supercontig 0013, strain Puerto Rico, whole genome shotgun sequence DNA encodes these proteins:
- a CDS encoding rab6, putative, with protein MADFNNPLQKFKLVFLGEQSVGKTSLITRFMYETFDNLYQATIGIDFLSKTMYLEDRTIRLQLWDTAGQERFRSLIPSYIRDSSAAVVVYDICNAGSFHQASKWVDDVRNERGGDVIIILVGNKTDLSDKRKVTTEEGELLAKKLEVMFIETSAKAGYNVKVLFRRIATELVDQKSPLSRHDDYIELKPIEPPQENQWKTCGC; from the exons ATGGCGGATTTTAACAATCCTTTGCAAAAGTTTAAGCTGGTGTTTTTGGGAGAACAGAGTG TCGGGAAGACATCCCTCATTACTAGGTTTATGTATGAAACTTTTGATAATCTGTATCAG GCAACAATTGGTATTGACTTCTTATCAAAAACTATGTACCTTGAAGATCGAACT ATTCGTCTGCAATTATGGGACACTGCGGGACAGGAACGTTTTCGAAGTTTGATTCCCAGCTACATACGTGACTCTTCAGCTGCAGTTGTTGTTTATGACATATGCA ATGCTGGATCTTTTCACCAGGCTTCAAAGTGGGTTGATGACGTCAGAAACGAACGTGGGGGGGATGTTATTATTATCCTCGTTGGAAACAAAACGGATCTGTCTGATAAAAG AAAAGTAACTACTGAAGAGGGTGAGCTTCTTGCTAAAAAACTAGAAGTCATGTTTATTGAAACGAGTGCGAAGGCTGGATATAATGTCAAAGTT CTGTTCCGTCGAATCGCTACAGAATTGGTCGATCAAAAGAGTCCACTATCcagacatgatgatt ATATTGAACTGAAACCAATTGAGCCTCCTCAAGAAAACCAGTGGAAAACTTGCGGTTGTTGA